The sequence below is a genomic window from Triticum dicoccoides isolate Atlit2015 ecotype Zavitan unplaced genomic scaffold, WEW_v2.0 scaffold40844, whole genome shotgun sequence.
GCAACTGTGCACAACAACAATATAGAACACCTGATGGGGAACAAGAATAATGCCCACATACTGGACCTCTACACTGCCTTCACTGACATCGTTAATCACGCCCCGGGTAAGTACTCGTACTTTATATGTCTGCACGCGCATGATGCAAATTAAGTCCGGTTTCACATGTATGCACTTTATTCAACGTCTGTTGGAACTGTGTGTATGCAGGTGAAGGGTCGGAGCAGTCAAACAATTTCAAGCGCAAGCTGACACCTTGCTGTGAGGCTTCCACCGAGCTGGGGTACTGTGGACAGGTTAGCCCTTCAGGGAAGCGCCTCTACGACCTATGCAAGAATCCTGAAAAGAATTTCTACTGGGATGAGACTTACCCGACGACCGCTGGGTGGGAAGCTGTTACAGAGGCACTAGAAGAACCTTTGAGGGAGTTCCTAGATCGGGACTATGTTCCATGATTTCTTTGTAATTTAGGTTTGGATCGATCCGTTGCTTGTTGGTGCAATATCTTTTTGTTAGGTTAGCATAGATAGTATTCGTATTTAGGAAGAAACTTGTGAGTTTTTATTGCCTTGTATTCCATGAAATTTTGTCTAGTGACCTTAATGTTTTAATAAAGTTCGTCATACTATATATGTTGAATCTAGCATGGATCTATTTGAGGAGCACGGGGGAGTTGCAGCAAACGAGAAGGTGCTTGGATGATGGGTTCTATTTGAGTAAAGAGTAGATATATAGCTCTGCATGTGCGATCTTTGGTCTCAAAGACTGCGGCTTAGTCGATTGAGGTAACGCTCCACACCTAGTGGTAGCACGGGTATGATCGGTGCCAAGCCAGCTATGTTTGACGTTGCAAAGACGAGAAAGAGGCACACTGGCAACCGCACCCCATACGTTCGTTCAGCCTTCTCGGCTGTTCCATCGGGTTCTGCCTTCACC
It includes:
- the LOC119346148 gene encoding GDSL esterase/lipase At5g03600-like yields the protein MGNKNNAHILDLYTAFTDIVNHAPGEGSEQSNNFKRKLTPCCEASTELGYCGQVSPSGKRLYDLCKNPEKNFYWDETYPTTAGWEAVTEALEEPLREFLDRDYVP